In Ancalomicrobiaceae bacterium S20, the following proteins share a genomic window:
- the xdhB gene encoding xanthine dehydrogenase molybdopterin binding subunit, translating to MNASPDPNGFDGLAVVSKPHPHDSAPKHVAGAATYIDDIREPAGTLHVAPGHARSAARGRIVSIDLADVEAYPGVVKVLTARDVPALNDCSPSIGGDPVFAEDEILFHGQVVFAVVAETRDAARRAARLAKIAVDAAKPAVTADDALDRNTDVLPPYEFLKGDPDAAIAAAPLSLSETFRIGGQEHFYLEGQAALAIPQEDGDILIHSSTQHPTEVQHVAARVLGLPDAAIVCECRRMGGGFGGKESQATQWAVIAAIAARVTGRPAKIRLDRDDDMIMTGKRHDMRVDWAAGFDETGRILAVDSKLYSRCGYSADLSLGVNDRAMFHSDNAYLYPHARIHSRRLLTDTVSNTAFRGFGGPQGMVFAERMMDAIAITLGLDPLELRKRNFYKDPTDTTPYGMPVTDNIIHELVAELERTSDYARRKAEIDAFNAKSRILKKGIALTPVKFGISFTLIHLNQAGALVHVYSDGSIMANHGGTEMGQGLHTKVAQVVAEEFGVGLDQVRITATTTAKVPNTAPTAASSGTDLNGMAARIAAGAIRERMAAHAAALWDCVPAEIRFRDGRVFGANKSMSFGELAKSCHLARIQLSHAGFYRTPEIHWDRAAVKGRPFFYFAYGASCSEVTIDTLTGEMRIDRVDILHDVGRSLNPAIDIGQIEGGFVQGMGWLTTEELVFDAEGRLRTHAPSTYKIPTASDVPADFRVALFESGGAREDTIYRSKAVGEPPVMLGISVFSAITHAVASLAPGIVPPLSAPATPEAILKACAAVKARATRGGLAP from the coding sequence TTGAACGCGTCGCCTGATCCGAACGGCTTCGACGGCCTCGCGGTCGTCTCCAAGCCGCATCCCCATGACAGCGCCCCGAAGCACGTCGCCGGCGCCGCGACCTATATCGACGACATCCGCGAGCCCGCCGGCACACTGCATGTCGCGCCCGGTCATGCCCGCAGCGCGGCGCGCGGCCGGATCGTCTCGATCGATCTCGCCGACGTCGAAGCCTATCCGGGCGTGGTCAAGGTTCTGACCGCCAGGGACGTGCCCGCGCTCAACGACTGTTCGCCGTCGATCGGCGGCGATCCGGTCTTCGCCGAAGACGAGATCCTGTTCCACGGTCAGGTCGTTTTCGCGGTGGTCGCCGAGACGCGCGATGCCGCCCGCCGGGCCGCGCGGCTCGCGAAGATCGCCGTCGATGCCGCCAAGCCGGCGGTCACCGCCGACGATGCGCTCGACCGCAACACCGATGTGCTGCCGCCCTACGAGTTCCTGAAAGGCGATCCGGATGCTGCGATCGCCGCGGCTCCGCTCAGCCTGTCGGAGACGTTCCGGATCGGCGGCCAGGAGCACTTCTATCTCGAAGGCCAGGCCGCGCTCGCCATCCCCCAGGAGGACGGCGATATCCTGATCCACTCCTCGACGCAGCATCCGACCGAGGTCCAGCACGTCGCCGCGCGCGTGCTCGGCCTGCCGGATGCGGCGATCGTCTGCGAATGCCGCCGCATGGGCGGCGGCTTCGGCGGCAAGGAGAGCCAGGCGACGCAATGGGCGGTCATCGCCGCCATCGCCGCGCGCGTGACCGGCCGCCCGGCCAAGATCCGGCTCGACCGCGACGACGACATGATCATGACCGGCAAGCGCCACGACATGCGCGTCGACTGGGCGGCGGGCTTCGACGAGACGGGCCGGATCCTTGCCGTCGACAGCAAGCTCTATTCGCGCTGCGGCTACTCGGCCGACCTGTCGCTCGGCGTCAACGACCGGGCGATGTTCCACTCCGACAACGCCTATCTCTACCCGCACGCGCGCATCCACTCGCGCCGGCTCCTGACCGATACGGTCTCCAACACCGCCTTCCGCGGCTTCGGCGGTCCGCAGGGCATGGTCTTCGCCGAGCGGATGATGGATGCGATCGCCATCACGCTCGGCCTCGATCCGCTCGAGCTCAGAAAGCGCAATTTCTACAAGGACCCGACCGATACGACGCCCTACGGCATGCCGGTCACCGACAACATCATCCACGAGCTCGTCGCCGAGCTCGAGCGGACGTCGGACTACGCGCGCCGCAAGGCCGAGATCGATGCCTTCAACGCGAAGAGCCGCATCCTGAAGAAGGGCATCGCGCTGACGCCGGTGAAATTCGGCATCTCGTTCACGCTGATCCATCTGAACCAGGCCGGCGCGCTCGTGCACGTCTATTCGGACGGCTCGATCATGGCCAATCACGGCGGCACCGAGATGGGGCAGGGGCTCCACACCAAGGTGGCGCAAGTGGTCGCCGAGGAATTCGGCGTCGGCCTCGATCAGGTGCGCATCACCGCGACCACGACCGCCAAGGTGCCGAACACCGCGCCGACCGCGGCCTCGTCGGGCACCGATCTCAACGGCATGGCGGCCAGGATCGCCGCCGGCGCGATCCGCGAGCGCATGGCGGCGCACGCCGCCGCGCTCTGGGATTGCGTGCCCGCCGAAATCCGCTTCCGCGACGGTCGCGTCTTCGGCGCCAACAAGTCGATGAGCTTCGGGGAACTGGCGAAATCCTGCCACCTCGCGCGCATCCAGCTGAGCCACGCCGGCTTCTACCGTACGCCGGAGATCCACTGGGATCGCGCGGCGGTGAAAGGCCGGCCGTTCTTCTACTTCGCCTATGGCGCGTCGTGCTCGGAAGTCACCATCGACACGCTGACCGGCGAGATGCGGATCGACCGCGTCGACATCCTCCACGACGTCGGCAGATCGCTCAATCCGGCGATCGATATCGGTCAGATCGAGGGCGGCTTCGTGCAGGGCATGGGCTGGCTGACCACGGAAGAACTGGTGTTCGACGCCGAGGGCCGGCTCCGCACCCATGCGCCGTCGACCTACAAGATCCCGACCGCCTCCGACGTGCCGGCCGATTTCCGCGTCGCGCTGTTCGAGTCCGGCGGAGCGCGCGAGGATACGATCTACCGGTCGAAGGCGGTCGGCGAGCCGCCGGTGATGCTCGGCATCTCGGTGTTCTCGGCGATCACCCACGCGGTGGCGAGCCTTGCGCCCGGTATCGTGCCGCCGCTCTCCGCGCCGGCGACGCCGGAGGCGATCCTCAAGGCCTGCGCCGCCGTGAAGGCGCGCGCGACGCGCGGAGGGCTGGCGCCATGA
- the xdhC gene encoding xanthine dehydrogenase accessory protein XdhC, translated as MSHWAKIRRALDRDGRVAAVTIVEALGSSPREPGARMIVHVDGSFHGTIGGGTLEWQALAEAQAGLHRGVAGWSETSYALGPDLGQCCGGRVIVGFEYFDASRLSEVADYESREAAGGFVTRSQRPAGGTGTLRRAIVAADSLAATPELPPSATLATGSDRQMTERFGAVGRTVLIFGAGHVGRALVLALAPLPFRVLWIDPRPEAFPAHVPGNVTLVRPDDPVAAVAAAAPGALVLVMTHSHALDLALVDAALRRDVFPYVGVIGSATKRARFSKRLAETGHGPEAVAAMVCPIGAGGPVSKLPAAIAASVAVELLVADETASAVSGADGAGAGPADAERPIPTRGGMVRRRA; from the coding sequence ATGAGCCACTGGGCGAAGATCCGCCGCGCTCTCGATCGTGACGGCCGCGTCGCCGCCGTCACGATCGTCGAGGCGCTCGGATCCTCGCCCCGCGAGCCGGGCGCACGCATGATCGTCCACGTCGACGGCAGTTTTCACGGCACGATCGGCGGCGGCACGCTCGAATGGCAGGCGCTCGCCGAGGCGCAGGCCGGCCTCCACCGTGGCGTCGCGGGATGGAGCGAGACGAGCTATGCGCTCGGCCCCGATCTCGGCCAGTGCTGCGGCGGCCGGGTGATCGTCGGCTTCGAATATTTCGACGCGAGCCGGCTCTCCGAGGTCGCCGACTACGAATCACGCGAGGCGGCCGGCGGCTTCGTGACCCGGTCGCAGCGACCGGCCGGCGGCACAGGCACGCTCCGGCGCGCGATCGTCGCCGCGGACAGCCTCGCGGCCACGCCCGAGCTGCCCCCATCGGCCACGCTCGCGACGGGCTCGGATCGGCAGATGACGGAGCGTTTCGGCGCGGTTGGCCGTACCGTGCTCATTTTCGGTGCAGGACATGTCGGACGCGCGCTCGTGCTCGCTCTTGCGCCACTGCCGTTCCGCGTGCTCTGGATTGATCCGAGACCCGAAGCCTTTCCTGCTCATGTCCCAGGCAACGTCACGCTCGTCCGTCCCGATGATCCCGTCGCCGCGGTCGCCGCAGCGGCGCCCGGTGCACTGGTTCTGGTCATGACCCATTCTCATGCCCTCGATCTCGCGCTCGTCGACGCGGCACTCCGCCGCGACGTCTTTCCTTATGTCGGCGTGATCGGCTCGGCGACGAAACGCGCGCGCTTCTCCAAACGTCTGGCCGAGACGGGCCACGGCCCGGAGGCGGTGGCCGCCATGGTCTGCCCGATCGGTGCCGGCGGCCCGGTCTCCAAGCTGCCGGCCGCCATCGCGGCCTCGGTCGCGGTCGAGCTGCTGGTCGCCGACGAGACGGCGAGCGCGGTTTCGGGCGCCGATGGCGCCGGCGCCGGGCCCGCCGACGCGGAGCGGCCGATCCCAACGCGCGGCGGCATGGTTCGGAGGCGCGCATGA
- the uraH gene encoding hydroxyisourate hydrolase, translating to MGRLTTHVLDTATGRPAHGLAVALFALDGGSGRRLLKQVLTNADGRIDGPLLEGAAFAAGTYELEFAVGDYFRAIGVTLAEPAFLDVVPLRFGVADPAAHYHVPLLVSPYSYSTYRGS from the coding sequence ATGGGGCGCCTGACGACGCATGTACTCGACACCGCGACAGGCCGCCCGGCCCACGGGCTGGCCGTGGCGCTCTTCGCCTTGGACGGTGGGAGCGGACGCCGTCTTCTGAAGCAGGTGCTGACCAACGCCGACGGCCGCATCGACGGCCCGCTGCTCGAGGGCGCCGCCTTCGCGGCCGGCACCTACGAGCTCGAATTCGCGGTCGGCGACTATTTCCGCGCCATCGGTGTGACGCTGGCCGAGCCGGCCTTCCTCGATGTGGTGCCGCTGCGCTTCGGCGTCGCCGATCCGGCCGCGCACTACCATGTGCCGCTGCTCGTCTCGCCCTACAGCTATTCGACCTACCGGGGGAGCTGA
- a CDS encoding ABC transporter permease — protein sequence MRIELEKRAERSSTMAIASPILAIALTLVTGGLIFAAAGVPPLKGLYVYFVEPLTTLWSIEELIVKATPLALIGVGLSVAYRANVWNIGAEGQFTIGALVGSAIPILANGWQSPLTLVAMLVLGILGGVVWGLIPALLKVKAGANEILTSLMLVYVSQLLLDWLVRGPWRDPKGFNFPKSVAFEDWQTLPLLGGGRVHMGALVALVVAVALAIMMTRMLKGFEIRVMGQAPRAGRFAGFSAEKNVLFAFALSGGLAGLAGIMEVMATVGQLQPGISPGYGFTAIIVAFLGRLNPIGVVFAALLLAISYLGGEAAQVGLGISDKVARVFQGILLFYVLACDTLILYRIRLVAGREPAEART from the coding sequence ATGCGCATTGAGCTCGAAAAGCGCGCCGAGCGCTCCTCGACCATGGCCATCGCCTCGCCGATTCTGGCGATCGCGCTGACGCTCGTGACGGGCGGTCTGATCTTCGCGGCCGCCGGCGTGCCGCCGCTGAAGGGGCTCTACGTCTACTTCGTCGAACCGCTGACCACGCTCTGGTCGATCGAGGAACTGATCGTCAAGGCGACGCCGCTCGCGCTGATCGGCGTCGGGCTCTCGGTCGCCTACCGCGCAAACGTCTGGAACATCGGCGCCGAGGGTCAGTTCACGATCGGCGCGCTGGTCGGCTCGGCGATCCCGATCCTGGCGAACGGCTGGCAATCGCCGCTGACGCTGGTCGCGATGCTGGTGCTCGGCATCCTCGGCGGCGTCGTCTGGGGCCTCATTCCGGCGCTGCTCAAGGTCAAGGCCGGCGCCAACGAGATCCTGACCAGCCTGATGCTGGTCTATGTCTCGCAGCTGCTGCTCGATTGGCTCGTGCGCGGCCCCTGGCGCGATCCGAAGGGCTTCAACTTCCCGAAGTCGGTCGCCTTCGAGGACTGGCAGACGCTGCCGTTGCTCGGCGGTGGCCGGGTCCATATGGGCGCACTGGTCGCGCTCGTCGTCGCGGTCGCGCTCGCGATCATGATGACGCGCATGCTGAAGGGCTTCGAGATCCGCGTCATGGGCCAGGCGCCGCGCGCCGGCCGGTTCGCAGGGTTCTCGGCCGAGAAGAACGTGCTGTTCGCCTTCGCGCTCTCCGGCGGCCTCGCGGGCCTTGCCGGCATCATGGAGGTGATGGCGACGGTCGGCCAGCTGCAGCCGGGCATCTCGCCGGGCTACGGCTTCACCGCGATCATCGTCGCCTTCCTCGGCCGGCTCAATCCGATCGGCGTGGTGTTCGCGGCGTTGCTGCTCGCGATCTCCTACCTCGGCGGCGAGGCGGCGCAGGTCGGCCTCGGCATCTCCGACAAGGTGGCGCGCGTGTTCCAGGGCATCCTGCTCTTCTACGTGCTCGCCTGCGACACGCTCATTCTCTACCGCATCCGGCTCGTCGCCGGCCGTGAACCGGCGGAGGCCCGCACGTGA
- a CDS encoding BMP family ABC transporter substrate-binding protein: MKKLATLAAALAVGLMSGAAHAADKLKAAWVYVGPVGDFGYSYQHDLGRKAVEKALGDKVQTTYVENVPEGPDAERAIERLARDGNKIIFTTSFGFMDPTIKVAKKYPDVKFEHATGYKRADNVATYSARFYEGRYVIGQIAGKMSKTNTVGYIVSFPIPEVVSGINAFMLGAQSVNPNIKVKIVWVNSWYDPGKEADAAKVLISQGADIMVQHTDSTAPLQVAQEKNILGFGQSSDMAKFAPKAQITAITDDWDGYYIDRVKAVLDGTWKSKDTWDGMKEGMVVLPPIANVPDDVKKMAEETAAKIKAGTLKPFGGTITKQDGTTVKDLDDGAILSMNWYVKGIDDKLPQ; encoded by the coding sequence ATGAAGAAACTCGCCACTCTCGCCGCCGCGCTCGCGGTCGGCCTGATGTCCGGCGCCGCGCACGCGGCCGACAAGTTGAAGGCGGCCTGGGTCTATGTCGGCCCGGTCGGCGACTTCGGCTATTCCTACCAGCACGACCTCGGCCGCAAGGCGGTCGAGAAGGCGCTCGGCGACAAGGTGCAGACCACCTACGTCGAGAACGTGCCGGAAGGCCCGGACGCCGAGCGCGCGATCGAGCGCCTCGCCCGCGACGGCAACAAGATCATCTTCACCACTTCCTTCGGCTTCATGGACCCGACCATCAAGGTCGCCAAGAAGTACCCGGACGTGAAGTTCGAGCACGCCACCGGCTACAAGCGCGCCGACAACGTCGCGACCTATTCGGCCCGCTTCTATGAAGGCCGCTACGTGATCGGCCAGATCGCCGGCAAGATGAGCAAGACCAACACGGTCGGCTACATCGTGTCGTTCCCGATCCCGGAAGTCGTCTCGGGCATCAACGCCTTCATGCTCGGCGCGCAGTCGGTCAACCCGAACATCAAGGTCAAGATCGTCTGGGTGAACTCCTGGTACGACCCGGGCAAGGAAGCCGACGCCGCCAAGGTGCTAATCTCCCAGGGCGCGGACATCATGGTCCAGCACACCGACTCGACCGCGCCGCTGCAGGTCGCGCAGGAGAAGAACATCCTCGGCTTCGGCCAGTCCTCCGATATGGCCAAGTTCGCTCCGAAGGCGCAGATCACCGCCATCACCGACGACTGGGACGGCTACTACATCGACCGCGTCAAGGCCGTGCTCGACGGCACCTGGAAGTCCAAGGACACCTGGGACGGCATGAAGGAAGGCATGGTCGTGCTGCCGCCGATCGCCAACGTGCCGGACGACGTCAAGAAGATGGCCGAGGAGACCGCCGCCAAGATCAAGGCCGGCACGCTGAAGCCCTTCGGCGGCACCATCACCAAGCAGGACGGCACCACGGTCAAGGATCTCGACGACGGCGCGATCCTGTCGATGAACTGGTACGTGAAGGGCATCGACGACAAGCTGCCGCAGTGA
- the xdhA gene encoding xanthine dehydrogenase small subunit, translating into MRDRIRYFSRGQIVEVAGFAPTTTLLDHLRLERKRLGTKEGCGEGDCGACTVAIGRLEAGRVVYRPVNACIQLLGQIDGAEIVTVEDLTGPDGALHPVQDAMVRHHGSQCGFCTPGIVMSLFTLYQEEGEASRAAVLDRLAGNLCRCTGYRPIVDAALDACGARPEAAPADAFGAARAETARALAGLADGIDLFVGTEQSFFAAPASIDSLANLLLAHPDATILAGGTDVGLWVTKQLRSLPKIVHLGRVAGLDAIETTAEGLSIGATATYAAAEAAIAALDPDLGELLRRIGSTQVRASGTVGGNVANGSPIGDTPPALIALGATIELQFGTEIRRLPIEDFFIAYGKQDRRPGEFLRRILVPRPGTNDAFRAFKLSKRFDQDISAVMAAMRLTLDGRTITAARIAFGGMAATPKRASATEAALVGVSIDDEAAWLPALDALSVDFQPIGDMRASATYRATAARGLLTKGLIEIAGRPTAETRVIGHREAGLERVA; encoded by the coding sequence ATGCGTGATCGCATCCGCTATTTCTCGCGCGGTCAGATCGTCGAGGTCGCCGGTTTCGCGCCGACGACCACGCTGCTCGATCATCTGCGCCTGGAGCGCAAGCGCCTCGGCACCAAGGAAGGCTGCGGCGAGGGCGACTGCGGCGCCTGCACGGTCGCGATCGGCCGCCTCGAAGCCGGCCGCGTGGTCTATCGCCCGGTCAATGCCTGCATCCAGCTGCTCGGTCAGATCGACGGCGCCGAGATCGTCACGGTCGAGGATCTCACCGGCCCGGACGGCGCCCTGCACCCGGTTCAGGACGCGATGGTGCGCCACCACGGCAGCCAATGCGGCTTCTGCACGCCCGGCATCGTGATGAGCCTCTTCACGCTCTATCAGGAAGAGGGCGAGGCGAGCCGCGCCGCCGTGCTCGACCGGCTCGCCGGCAATCTCTGCCGCTGCACCGGCTATCGCCCGATCGTCGACGCCGCGCTCGACGCCTGCGGCGCGCGCCCTGAGGCGGCCCCGGCTGATGCCTTCGGCGCGGCGCGGGCCGAGACCGCACGCGCCCTCGCCGGGCTCGCCGACGGCATCGACCTCTTCGTCGGGACCGAGCAGAGCTTCTTCGCCGCGCCCGCGAGCATCGATAGCTTGGCAAACCTGCTGCTGGCCCATCCGGATGCGACCATTCTCGCCGGCGGCACCGACGTCGGCCTCTGGGTGACCAAGCAACTGCGCAGCCTGCCGAAGATCGTCCATCTCGGCCGCGTTGCCGGTCTCGACGCGATCGAGACGACGGCCGAGGGCCTGTCGATCGGCGCGACCGCGACCTATGCGGCGGCTGAGGCTGCGATCGCCGCGCTCGACCCAGACCTCGGCGAACTGCTGCGCCGGATCGGCTCGACCCAGGTGCGCGCCTCCGGCACGGTCGGCGGCAATGTCGCGAACGGCTCGCCGATCGGCGATACCCCGCCGGCCCTGATCGCGCTCGGCGCGACCATCGAGCTGCAGTTCGGAACCGAAATCCGCCGGCTGCCCATCGAGGATTTCTTCATCGCCTATGGCAAGCAGGACCGCCGGCCGGGCGAATTCCTGCGCCGCATCCTGGTGCCGCGGCCGGGCACCAACGATGCGTTCCGCGCGTTCAAGCTGTCGAAGCGGTTCGATCAGGACATTTCCGCCGTGATGGCGGCGATGCGGCTGACCCTCGACGGCCGCACAATCACCGCGGCGCGGATCGCCTTCGGCGGCATGGCGGCGACGCCGAAGCGCGCGAGCGCCACCGAGGCGGCGCTGGTCGGCGTCAGCATCGACGACGAGGCGGCGTGGCTGCCGGCGCTCGATGCACTGAGCGTCGACTTCCAGCCGATCGGCGACATGCGCGCGAGCGCAACCTATCGGGCGACCGCCGCGCGCGGGCTGCTGACGAAGGGATTGATCGAGATCGCCGGCCGTCCCACGGCCGAGACCCGGGTGATCGGACACAGGGAGGCCGGCCTTGAACGCGTCGCCTGA
- a CDS encoding ABC transporter permease has product MTALALQALILTIITASTPLLLAAIGELVVERSGVLNLGVEGMMVMGAVAGFGAALTTGSPLIEHRRRCRGGALLSVLFAVLTLSLVANQVATGLALTLLGLGLSGLAGERFVGQPGVRLPKLDIPGLTDLPFVGPILFGQDLLVYVSFALVLAVGHVLFRTRLGLIIRAVGDNHGSAHALGYRVIAVRYGCVMFGGACAGLSGGYLSLAYTPQWVENMTAGRGWIALALVVFSSWLPGRVVAGAYLFGAVTILGFYVQGVGIGIPAQFLSALPYLVTIGALVVISRNRLVMRANTPACLGQPFVPDR; this is encoded by the coding sequence GTGACCGCGCTCGCGCTCCAGGCACTGATCCTGACCATCATCACCGCCTCGACGCCGCTCCTGCTCGCCGCGATCGGCGAACTGGTGGTCGAGCGTTCCGGCGTGCTGAACCTCGGCGTCGAAGGCATGATGGTGATGGGCGCCGTCGCCGGCTTCGGCGCGGCGCTGACCACCGGCTCGCCGCTGATCGAGCATCGTCGCCGCTGCCGCGGCGGGGCTTTGCTCTCGGTGCTGTTCGCGGTGCTGACGCTGTCGCTGGTCGCCAACCAGGTCGCGACCGGCCTCGCGCTGACGCTGCTCGGTCTCGGCCTGTCGGGCCTCGCCGGCGAGCGCTTCGTCGGCCAGCCGGGCGTGCGGCTGCCGAAGCTCGACATCCCGGGTCTGACCGATCTGCCCTTCGTCGGCCCGATCCTGTTCGGCCAGGATCTGCTCGTCTATGTCTCCTTCGCGCTGGTGCTGGCGGTCGGGCACGTGCTGTTCCGCACCCGCCTCGGCCTGATCATCCGCGCGGTCGGCGACAACCACGGCTCCGCGCATGCGCTCGGCTATCGGGTGATCGCGGTGCGCTACGGCTGTGTCATGTTCGGCGGCGCCTGCGCCGGCCTGTCGGGTGGCTATCTGAGCCTCGCCTATACGCCGCAGTGGGTCGAGAACATGACCGCCGGCCGCGGCTGGATCGCGCTGGCGCTGGTGGTGTTCTCGTCCTGGCTGCCGGGCCGCGTGGTCGCGGGCGCCTATCTGTTCGGCGCGGTGACGATCCTCGGCTTCTACGTCCAGGGCGTCGGCATCGGCATCCCGGCGCAGTTCCTTTCGGCGCTTCCCTATCTTGTCACCATCGGCGCGCTGGTGGTGATCTCGCGCAATCGGCTGGTCATGCGGGCGAACACGCCCGCCTGCCTCGGCCAGCCCTTCGTTCCGGACCGCTGA
- a CDS encoding urate hydroxylase PuuD → MQAYIADWLNLLIRWSHMIAGIGWIGASFYFIALDVSLKKREKMNEGVYGTAWEVHGGGFYHVEKYMVAPKHLPDDLIWYKWEAYLTFLTGFALLIVQYYFNARAYLIDPNVLAMTPAEAILISVASLAAGWFAYDGLCRSALGRNTPVLAVVVFALIVGAAYLFTHVFSGRGALIHVGAFVGTIMAANVFRVIIPNQRKIVASLLKGEAPDPRLGAIGKQRSVHNTYLTLPVLLMMVSNHYPMLTNHPQSWLLVALILVVGGTARHFWVRHEAGDPTAKILWAPGVAALGLVAALILTAPRTNPALAGVTVSDADILALTARHCTMCHAAKPSHDGFAEAPKGVTLQKIEDIRRYAALIEQQAVKSDAMPLGNETGITTAERDKLGAWIARQ, encoded by the coding sequence ATGCAGGCCTATATCGCCGACTGGCTCAATCTTCTGATCCGCTGGTCCCACATGATCGCGGGCATCGGCTGGATCGGCGCCTCGTTCTATTTCATCGCCCTCGACGTCTCGCTGAAGAAGCGCGAGAAGATGAACGAGGGTGTCTACGGCACGGCCTGGGAAGTCCACGGCGGCGGCTTCTACCATGTCGAGAAATACATGGTGGCGCCGAAGCATCTGCCGGACGATCTGATCTGGTACAAATGGGAAGCCTATCTGACCTTCCTGACTGGCTTCGCGCTGCTGATCGTCCAATACTATTTCAATGCGCGCGCCTATCTGATCGATCCGAACGTACTGGCGATGACGCCGGCGGAGGCGATCCTGATCTCGGTGGCGAGCCTCGCCGCCGGCTGGTTCGCCTATGACGGCCTGTGCCGCTCGGCGCTCGGCCGGAACACGCCGGTGCTTGCGGTCGTGGTCTTCGCGCTGATCGTCGGCGCCGCCTATCTGTTCACCCACGTGTTTTCGGGCCGCGGCGCGCTGATCCATGTCGGCGCCTTCGTCGGCACGATCATGGCAGCGAACGTCTTCCGCGTGATCATCCCGAACCAGCGCAAGATCGTCGCGAGCCTGCTCAAGGGCGAGGCGCCCGACCCGCGCCTCGGCGCGATCGGCAAGCAGCGCTCGGTGCACAACACCTATCTGACGCTGCCCGTGCTCTTGATGATGGTGTCGAACCATTATCCGATGCTGACCAACCATCCGCAGTCCTGGCTGCTGGTGGCGTTGATCCTGGTCGTCGGCGGCACGGCGCGGCACTTCTGGGTTCGCCACGAGGCCGGCGATCCGACCGCGAAGATCCTGTGGGCGCCGGGCGTCGCCGCGCTCGGCCTCGTCGCCGCGCTGATCCTGACTGCGCCGCGTACCAATCCCGCGCTCGCCGGTGTCACCGTGTCGGATGCCGACATCCTCGCCCTGACCGCGAGGCATTGCACCATGTGCCATGCGGCGAAGCCGAGCCATGACGGCTTCGCGGAGGCGCCCAAGGGCGTGACCCTTCAGAAGATCGAGGACATCCGCCGCTATGCGGCTCTGATCGAGCAGCAGGCGGTCAAGTCCGACGCGATGCCGCTCGGCAACGAGACCGGCATCACCACGGCCGAGCGCGACAAGCTCGGCGCCTGGATCGCGAGGCAGTGA
- the uraD gene encoding 2-oxo-4-hydroxy-4-carboxy-5-ureidoimidazoline decarboxylase — MALSLAAVNGLSLTDFVARFGDVAEHSPWVAARAAEARPYASRDAMHEAFVAAVAASPLDDRLALIRAHPDLAGRAAVAGTMADDSKKEQSSAGLDRLTSEEFARFQMLNERYRDRFGFPFILAVKGATKDQILASFAERVDNDRDVEFARALAEIARIFRFRIEDRVAPADAPSSEGP, encoded by the coding sequence ATGGCGCTTTCGCTCGCCGCGGTGAACGGCCTGTCCTTGACCGATTTCGTCGCCCGCTTCGGCGATGTCGCCGAGCATTCGCCCTGGGTCGCGGCGCGGGCCGCCGAGGCCCGGCCCTATGCGTCGCGCGACGCCATGCACGAGGCCTTCGTCGCCGCCGTTGCCGCGAGCCCGCTCGACGATCGGCTGGCGCTGATCCGCGCCCATCCCGACCTCGCCGGTCGCGCCGCCGTCGCCGGCACCATGGCCGACGATTCGAAGAAGGAGCAATCGAGCGCCGGGCTCGATCGGCTGACGTCGGAGGAATTCGCCCGCTTCCAGATGCTCAACGAGCGCTACCGCGATCGCTTCGGCTTCCCCTTCATTCTGGCGGTCAAGGGCGCTACCAAGGACCAGATCCTGGCGAGCTTCGCCGAGCGGGTCGACAACGACCGCGACGTCGAATTCGCCCGCGCGCTCGCCGAGATCGCGCGCATCTTCCGTTTCCGCATCGAGGACCGGGTCGCCCCGGCCGATGCGCCGTCATCCGAAGGGCCCTGA